One genomic segment of Intestinimonas butyriciproducens includes these proteins:
- a CDS encoding ABC transporter ATP-binding protein: protein MNENILVQVDHLTKYFPIKGQKGPGVQAVEDVSFAIHEGETLGLVGESGCGKTTLGRTILRLHEPTSGTILYRGEPIYQHEYPFEAKTVTVRGQDGATVEKTELIRKRVPREKAVDMLPYRRKMQIIFQDPSASLDPRMTVGEIIGEAIDIHKLCASKAERTDRIKELLGRVGLNTEHANRYPHEFSGGQQQRVGIARALAVKPEFIVCDEPISALDVSIQSQVVNMLEDMQQELGLTYLFIAHDLSVVRHISRRIGVMYLGTMVELAESYELNKHPLHPYTKTLLSAVPVPDPEVSRTRQRIVLEGDIPSPINPPTGCRFHTRCPYATEACKQKAPAFKEYAPGHWAACHLLEKSGA, encoded by the coding sequence ATGAATGAGAATATCCTCGTCCAGGTGGACCACCTGACCAAGTATTTCCCCATCAAGGGGCAGAAGGGCCCCGGCGTACAGGCGGTGGAGGACGTGTCCTTTGCCATCCACGAGGGGGAGACCCTGGGGCTGGTGGGCGAGTCCGGCTGCGGCAAGACCACCCTGGGGCGCACCATCCTCCGTCTCCATGAGCCCACCTCCGGCACCATCCTATACCGGGGGGAGCCCATCTATCAGCATGAATATCCCTTTGAGGCAAAGACGGTCACCGTCAGGGGTCAGGACGGCGCGACGGTGGAGAAGACCGAGCTCATCCGCAAAAGGGTGCCCAGGGAGAAGGCGGTGGATATGCTGCCTTACCGCCGGAAAATGCAGATCATCTTTCAGGACCCCTCCGCCTCTCTGGACCCCCGCATGACCGTGGGAGAGATCATCGGAGAGGCCATCGACATCCACAAGCTCTGCGCCTCCAAGGCGGAGCGAACCGACCGGATCAAGGAGCTGCTGGGCCGCGTGGGCCTCAACACCGAGCATGCCAACCGCTACCCCCACGAGTTTTCCGGCGGCCAGCAGCAGCGTGTGGGCATTGCCCGCGCCCTGGCCGTGAAGCCGGAATTTATTGTCTGCGACGAGCCGATCTCCGCGCTGGACGTGTCCATCCAGTCCCAGGTGGTCAACATGCTGGAGGACATGCAGCAGGAGCTGGGCCTCACGTATCTCTTCATTGCCCACGACCTCTCGGTGGTGCGGCACATCTCCCGCCGCATCGGCGTGATGTACCTGGGCACCATGGTGGAACTGGCCGAGAGCTATGAGCTCAATAAGCACCCGCTCCACCCCTATACCAAGACGCTGCTCTCCGCTGTACCGGTGCCCGATCCGGAGGTGAGCCGCACCCGCCAGCGCATCGTGCTGGAAGGGGATATCCCCTCCCCCATCAATCCCCCCACGGGCTGCCGGTTCCACACCCGCTGCCCCTATGCCACTGAGGCGTGCAAACAAAAGGCCCCGGCGTTCAAGGAATACGCACCCGGCCACTGGGCGGCCTGTCACCTGCTGGAAAAGAGCGGGGCCTGA